Proteins encoded within one genomic window of candidate division WOR-3 bacterium:
- a CDS encoding N-6 DNA methylase gives MPDNDPTKITQIFSASDVKHGLSLFTDDEIRAVEDMIIERDGKFYIKCQIKEKDKVAKPEEIVRQLWIYRLLNKYNYPKDRIDVERVVYFGSRDSGLADIVVLQEDLQHPYIIFEVKRPQRTAGLEQLKSYCNADGAPIGVWSNGNEMIRLHREDPNIFVEIPRIPENGETLRDILTERWTLKWLEEHDELKQGKTTLKKILLDLEELVLGNAGVDPFEEIFKLIYAKLYDEWRGINDPSYQLEFFVGDRSSEQVKREISNLLEGAKREWQGVFEPTDRIELRSEHLKVCVSFLEKIKLFNSNLRIIDEAFEYLIPQVAKKKEGQFFTPRPVIDMVVKMLNPKASEFVIDPACGSAGFLLHSVMWVAGKVISGKPLPESARNFAQTKIYGIDIAKKAVKIAKAINLIVGDGKSHIYKDNSLAPHTWEDETKSGLRNRLLRFPDNPKKDGENQSKFLFFDFDVLMTNPPFAGTVREMDILKLYNLAEKNGRWVNKIGRHILFLERSLQFISPGGRMAIVLPQGLLNNTNAEYIRRFIIDEARVLAVVGLHVNTFKPHTGTKTSVLFLRKYTDEEKEQIQQIRAKYEGEWEKFLENLKEKYQNLTWDSPVDEEEIPEELNSFLETYFESREEIKKSLARRN, from the coding sequence ATGCCAGACAATGACCCCACAAAAATAACCCAAATTTTTTCGGCTTCAGATGTGAAACACGGCCTATCTCTCTTCACTGATGATGAGATTAGAGCTGTGGAAGACATGATTATAGAACGGGATGGAAAATTTTATATCAAATGCCAGATCAAAGAAAAGGACAAAGTTGCGAAACCTGAAGAAATTGTAAGGCAACTTTGGATTTATAGATTGCTGAATAAATATAACTACCCGAAAGATAGGATAGATGTTGAAAGAGTGGTTTATTTTGGCTCAAGAGATTCTGGTTTAGCAGATATTGTTGTCCTACAGGAAGACCTTCAGCATCCATACATAATCTTTGAAGTAAAGAGGCCTCAAAGAACCGCAGGATTAGAACAACTAAAGAGTTATTGTAATGCAGATGGAGCTCCGATTGGTGTATGGTCTAATGGAAACGAAATGATAAGGCTTCACCGAGAAGATCCCAATATTTTTGTAGAGATTCCTCGAATACCAGAAAATGGAGAAACACTAAGGGATATTTTAACTGAAAGATGGACCCTTAAATGGCTTGAAGAGCATGATGAATTAAAGCAAGGTAAGACAACACTTAAAAAGATATTGTTGGACTTAGAGGAACTTGTTTTAGGTAATGCGGGAGTGGATCCATTTGAGGAAATTTTTAAGTTAATCTACGCTAAACTCTACGATGAATGGAGAGGGATTAATGACCCGTCCTATCAGTTAGAATTCTTTGTTGGAGACAGAAGCTCAGAACAGGTAAAAAGAGAAATATCAAACCTTTTAGAAGGGGCAAAGAGAGAATGGCAAGGAGTTTTTGAGCCAACGGATAGAATTGAATTGAGAAGCGAACATTTAAAAGTTTGCGTATCTTTCTTAGAAAAAATAAAGTTATTCAATTCCAATCTTCGCATCATAGATGAGGCTTTTGAATATCTAATACCTCAAGTCGCTAAGAAGAAAGAGGGGCAGTTTTTTACTCCCCGACCTGTAATAGATATGGTCGTTAAAATGCTCAATCCCAAAGCCAGTGAATTCGTTATTGACCCTGCCTGTGGCTCTGCTGGTTTTCTTTTGCATTCGGTGATGTGGGTTGCAGGCAAAGTGATTAGTGGAAAACCTTTACCTGAAAGTGCAAGAAACTTTGCTCAAACGAAGATTTACGGAATTGACATAGCCAAAAAAGCAGTAAAGATAGCCAAAGCAATAAACCTTATTGTAGGAGACGGCAAATCCCATATCTATAAAGACAACTCATTAGCGCCTCACACATGGGAAGATGAAACAAAATCAGGTTTAAGAAACAGGCTTTTAAGATTCCCTGATAATCCTAAAAAAGACGGGGAAAATCAAAGCAAGTTCCTATTCTTTGATTTTGATGTTTTAATGACCAATCCACCCTTTGCAGGGACGGTAAGGGAAATGGATATTTTAAAACTATATAACCTGGCGGAGAAAAACGGAAGATGGGTAAACAAAATAGGAAGACATATTCTTTTCTTAGAGCGCTCACTCCAATTTATAAGCCCAGGCGGAAGGATGGCCATTGTTTTACCTCAGGGTCTATTAAACAACACGAATGCTGAATACATCCGAAGATTTATTATAGATGAAGCAAGGGTTTTGGCAGTAGTTGGCTTGCATGTCAACACTTTCAAGCCACACACAGGAACAAAAACAAGCGTTTTGTTTTTACGAAAATACACCGATGAAGAAAAAGAACAAATCCAACAAATTAGAGCAAAATATGAAGGGGAATGGGAAAAATTTTTGGAAAACTTGAAAGAGAAATATCAAAATTTAACCTGGGATAGTCCGGTAGATGAAGAAGA
- the fusA gene encoding elongation factor G: MVEKIRNVTIVGHGGSGKTTLCEAIFYKTGVISRMGSIEQGNTVMDYDEEEIKRKFSIRLAVGYVEYNGYFINLIDTPGYLDFAGEVAAGIRVADNALVVIDATSGIEVGTEKYFEMAKKKGIPIFLFINKMTGQEINLDKLWEELKQIFGHHVTPFQIPLGKGANFKGVFDLVTGDVNSLPPDVKDYALKEREKFRENIIETSEDLLEKYMAGEEISDAELMPVLKKSILNQEIIPVFYGDAKEALGIVELLNGIVSFAASPVDVKPEVGKLSGNDVEIKPDPEGKAVAFVFKTFQEAHLGEVSIIKVLSGKIESGKEYLNSRTQRAEKVNQMYIVRGADRKEVPTLSAGMIGALVKLKDTKTNDTLSDKDYPVEVEKIVFPEPLVSIAIVPESREDQDKVSEGLNRLRNEDPAIDFKYDPELKQTLLWGLGEIHLDVVISRLKEKYGVNVRTEKPKIPYRESIRKTAEGFGKYVKQTGGHGQYGICNIRIEPLPRGGGYEFVNQIFGGAIPNNFIPAVETGVKKAMESGVLAGAKVVDVRVVLYDGKYHPVDSSNLAFEIAGSLAFKDAQAKADPYLLEPIYELEVTVPEEFMGDVIGDINARRGKILGMDSQGRYQVIRALVPLAELYKYSSTLRSITKGRGTYTMKFSHYDEVPAEIAKKIIEEAKKEKKEE; encoded by the coding sequence ATGGTTGAGAAAATTAGAAACGTCACAATTGTTGGACACGGCGGAAGCGGAAAAACTACATTATGTGAGGCAATCTTTTATAAAACCGGCGTGATCAGCCGAATGGGGTCTATTGAGCAGGGCAATACCGTTATGGATTACGATGAAGAGGAGATTAAAAGAAAGTTTTCCATACGGCTTGCTGTTGGTTATGTCGAGTACAATGGGTATTTCATCAATTTGATAGATACTCCGGGATATCTTGATTTCGCAGGCGAAGTTGCGGCGGGAATTAGAGTTGCCGATAATGCCCTGGTGGTGATCGATGCAACCTCAGGAATTGAGGTAGGTACCGAGAAGTACTTTGAAATGGCGAAAAAGAAGGGTATTCCAATCTTCCTGTTCATAAACAAGATGACGGGACAGGAGATCAATTTAGACAAACTCTGGGAAGAGCTGAAGCAGATCTTCGGTCACCATGTGACACCCTTCCAGATTCCGCTTGGCAAAGGGGCAAACTTTAAAGGGGTGTTTGATTTAGTAACGGGTGATGTGAATTCCCTCCCACCGGATGTTAAAGATTATGCATTGAAAGAAAGAGAAAAGTTTAGGGAAAATATAATTGAAACGTCCGAAGATTTGCTTGAGAAATACATGGCTGGTGAGGAGATTTCTGATGCTGAGTTGATGCCTGTTCTGAAGAAGTCTATTTTAAATCAGGAAATTATTCCCGTATTTTATGGAGATGCGAAGGAAGCCCTTGGTATTGTTGAACTTCTGAACGGTATTGTTTCCTTTGCCGCTTCGCCCGTTGACGTGAAGCCTGAAGTTGGAAAACTCTCTGGCAACGATGTTGAAATCAAGCCGGATCCAGAAGGTAAAGCGGTCGCCTTTGTATTTAAGACCTTCCAGGAGGCGCACTTAGGTGAAGTGAGCATAATAAAGGTGCTTTCAGGAAAGATCGAATCAGGCAAGGAGTACTTAAATTCAAGGACACAAAGGGCGGAGAAGGTCAACCAGATGTACATAGTAAGGGGCGCAGACAGGAAGGAGGTCCCAACCTTATCGGCGGGAATGATTGGAGCCCTCGTGAAACTAAAGGATACAAAGACAAATGATACACTAAGTGATAAAGATTATCCCGTTGAGGTTGAGAAGATCGTATTTCCGGAACCGCTCGTATCAATAGCAATTGTACCTGAAAGCAGAGAGGACCAGGATAAGGTTTCGGAAGGCCTCAACAGGTTGAGAAATGAGGATCCTGCCATTGACTTCAAATATGATCCTGAACTTAAACAAACCCTTCTCTGGGGTTTAGGTGAAATCCATCTTGATGTGGTTATTTCAAGATTGAAGGAAAAATACGGCGTAAATGTTAGAACGGAAAAGCCAAAGATCCCTTATAGGGAAAGTATAAGGAAAACAGCTGAAGGTTTTGGAAAATACGTGAAACAGACCGGTGGCCATGGCCAGTATGGAATTTGTAATATTAGAATCGAGCCACTCCCAAGGGGCGGCGGTTATGAGTTTGTGAACCAGATATTCGGTGGTGCAATTCCGAACAACTTCATTCCCGCTGTGGAAACCGGTGTTAAAAAGGCGATGGAATCAGGTGTACTGGCTGGTGCAAAGGTCGTTGATGTAAGAGTTGTACTTTACGATGGTAAATACCATCCAGTGGACTCCTCCAACCTGGCCTTTGAAATTGCTGGTTCCTTAGCCTTTAAAGATGCGCAGGCCAAAGCAGATCCTTATTTGCTTGAGCCTATTTATGAACTCGAAGTTACTGTTCCTGAGGAGTTCATGGGCGATGTGATAGGAGATATTAACGCAAGAAGAGGAAAGATTCTGGGAATGGATTCTCAGGGTAGGTATCAGGTTATAAGAGCTCTCGTTCCTCTTGCAGAGCTTTATAAGTATTCTTCAACTTTACGTTCCATTACAAAGGGTAGAGGAACTTATACGATGAAGTTTTCCCATTACGATGAAGTCCCTGCTGAGATTGCGAAGAAGATTATCGAAGAGGCAAAGAAGGAGAAGAAAGAAGAATAG
- a CDS encoding tetratricopeptide repeat protein has translation MLIFLLSLNLFIPPYEHLYLKTGLESKIDKYFASGMIDSAEYYAQKLLNTSKDQKTKRKALLYLYRIYKTSGNEKEAYNTLQKILKESGHSDSLTLYRDYFTYLYNSNKLNQIIELKDEIPSDDTLYFIMGLTLFKLNKLDTALTFLTKCRLKEALYLRAFSLYKLGNYSEAESLSKGLNWGELTLLTFSQKELWDSIVSYIEEQNIALNEKLLPYFRVLYIVALKKTGRKVPFTYYKEWLTTNKGHQLEDYVSFLYAEDLADQGEWSTAIEALNSIDTVHFFSKFPSFKGEYFWIKGKAFFYRGSNLINITKHLLQASNLIQDPMIKDSCNYLLGLTYLKFGLYKKAVLYFQRVREDSNLYLDASFNLITAYYQLSQYDDALEIIEKVLKKRDLPVELKFNLLTIKAKIHEAHKDYSKAITTYQTMLLYETRKPKIYEIYYNIEMLKYKKGDYESLDKAYYSYINKFPDSPYVPQLYYDLLLKYIYSKDTENARKLLNSLIGKFPENSKTLDAIDLYFSSQIATLEDTTILKELLSKNPDIEDYVYLTLGRFYKRLRLYDVALKSLSTVKQGTYYNQAQVEIMEIYFLLNKYNEVEMLGTEIMPDEIKEYTSYRILELVLKAVKNEGKVLTFNSLVNRYANKDFPFKKDFCLMVSDIYIKEKDTTNAVKFLRMARDLGATDQEIANYNVELLKLSREIVR, from the coding sequence ATGCTGATTTTCCTTCTTTCCCTTAATCTATTTATTCCGCCCTATGAACACCTTTATCTTAAAACGGGTTTGGAATCAAAAATAGACAAATATTTCGCTTCGGGTATGATCGATTCGGCAGAATACTACGCCCAAAAACTACTCAATACCTCCAAGGATCAAAAAACAAAGAGAAAAGCACTACTTTATCTATACAGGATTTACAAAACTTCAGGTAACGAAAAAGAGGCCTATAACACTCTACAGAAAATCCTAAAAGAGTCAGGCCATTCCGATTCCTTAACATTATACAGAGATTACTTTACATACCTTTACAACTCAAATAAATTGAATCAAATCATAGAGCTAAAAGATGAAATTCCCTCGGACGACACCCTCTATTTCATTATGGGGCTTACTCTGTTTAAATTGAACAAGCTGGACACTGCCCTTACTTTCCTTACAAAATGTCGTCTAAAAGAGGCCCTTTACCTTAGAGCTTTTTCTTTGTATAAGCTGGGAAACTACAGCGAAGCGGAATCTTTAAGCAAAGGCCTAAACTGGGGTGAGCTCACCCTTCTAACCTTCAGCCAAAAAGAACTTTGGGATTCTATTGTTTCATATATAGAGGAACAAAATATAGCCTTAAACGAGAAGCTACTCCCCTATTTCCGCGTCCTTTACATAGTAGCGTTAAAGAAGACGGGCAGAAAAGTACCCTTCACTTATTACAAGGAGTGGCTTACGACAAATAAAGGGCATCAACTCGAAGACTACGTATCTTTTTTATACGCAGAGGATCTGGCAGACCAGGGTGAGTGGTCAACAGCCATAGAAGCTTTAAATTCAATAGATACAGTGCATTTTTTTTCAAAATTTCCTTCATTTAAAGGCGAATATTTCTGGATAAAGGGAAAGGCCTTCTTTTACAGGGGAAGCAATTTGATTAACATTACAAAGCACTTATTGCAAGCCTCAAATTTGATACAGGATCCAATGATCAAGGACTCTTGTAATTACCTTTTGGGATTGACTTACTTGAAATTTGGACTTTACAAGAAAGCTGTTTTATATTTCCAGAGAGTGAGAGAAGACTCGAACCTTTACCTTGATGCCTCCTTCAATCTTATAACTGCTTATTATCAGCTTTCACAGTATGATGATGCCCTGGAAATCATTGAAAAAGTGCTAAAAAAACGAGATCTCCCCGTTGAACTAAAATTTAACTTACTCACCATCAAAGCAAAAATCCATGAAGCGCATAAAGATTACTCAAAGGCCATTACAACATATCAAACGATGCTACTATATGAGACCAGAAAACCGAAAATTTACGAAATTTACTACAATATTGAGATGCTGAAGTACAAAAAAGGTGATTACGAATCTCTCGACAAGGCTTATTATAGCTATATTAACAAGTTTCCTGACAGCCCTTATGTTCCACAACTTTATTACGATCTCCTTCTCAAGTATATCTATTCTAAGGACACTGAGAATGCAAGAAAGTTACTAAACTCGTTAATTGGCAAATTTCCAGAGAATTCAAAAACCCTTGATGCTATTGACCTGTACTTTAGTAGTCAAATCGCCACCCTGGAAGATACGACTATTTTGAAAGAATTGTTGTCTAAAAATCCAGATATTGAAGACTATGTCTATTTGACCCTTGGAAGATTTTACAAGAGGTTGAGACTTTACGATGTCGCACTAAAATCTCTCAGTACGGTCAAACAGGGAACCTACTACAATCAAGCCCAAGTTGAGATAATGGAAATTTATTTCTTACTCAATAAATACAATGAAGTAGAGATGCTCGGCACAGAGATTATGCCGGATGAAATCAAAGAGTACACCTCTTATCGTATCTTAGAACTCGTTCTAAAAGCGGTAAAGAATGAAGGCAAGGTATTAACATTTAACTCACTGGTTAACCGTTACGCCAATAAAGACTTCCCGTTCAAAAAGGATTTTTGTTTGATGGTATCGGACATTTACATTAAAGAAAAAGATACTACAAACGCGGTAAAATTTTTAAGAATGGCAAGAGATCTTGGAGCCACAGATCAAGAGATAGCAAACTATAATGTAGAACTATTAAAGCTTTCAAGGGAGATAGTTCGATGA
- a CDS encoding exonuclease domain-containing protein, with amino-acid sequence MIFEKNLTSDFPFEKCSFVALDIEATGLRIKEDRILEIALVKWEYNGKKQYFESLFNPGVEPTQHSINIHGITKAEFQNAPEFRQLKKKIVDFIGDSILIGFNILSLDLSILNKELRLQGEAPLYNYIIDVQGVASKILGTPKERSLYTVSKELDIYPSHFHRALPDAETTLKIWIKLLEHFRAQGFRTLKELHERGYFNIKLNPVARDIFLLGRQNRYVEIVYKSPTSPKTKRTIEPLGVRGSMVDAFCNLRLDFRSFNTSYILSYK; translated from the coding sequence ATGATTTTTGAAAAAAATCTAACCAGTGACTTCCCTTTCGAAAAATGTTCTTTTGTGGCACTTGATATAGAAGCCACTGGACTACGAATTAAGGAAGACAGGATACTTGAAATCGCCTTAGTGAAATGGGAATATAACGGGAAAAAGCAATATTTTGAAAGCCTTTTTAACCCCGGGGTTGAACCGACGCAGCATTCTATCAATATCCACGGGATTACAAAAGCAGAATTCCAGAATGCACCAGAGTTCAGACAACTAAAGAAAAAAATAGTGGATTTTATTGGTGACTCGATATTAATTGGGTTCAATATTCTCTCCTTAGACCTCTCCATTCTCAATAAAGAGTTGAGACTGCAAGGGGAGGCACCTTTATACAACTATATTATCGACGTCCAGGGGGTTGCTTCTAAGATTCTGGGAACTCCAAAGGAAAGATCTCTATACACTGTATCAAAGGAACTGGATATTTATCCTTCCCACTTTCACCGCGCCCTCCCCGACGCTGAGACGACCCTAAAAATTTGGATAAAACTCTTAGAACACTTTAGAGCGCAGGGATTCAGGACGCTTAAAGAGTTACACGAGAGAGGATACTTTAATATAAAATTGAATCCAGTAGCTCGGGATATCTTTTTACTTGGCAGGCAAAACCGTTATGTAGAAATCGTTTACAAGTCCCCAACCTCTCCAAAAACAAAAAGGACCATTGAACCTCTCGGAGTGAGAGGCTCAATGGTCGACGCTTTTTGTAATCTCAGATTGGACTTCAGAAGTTTTAATACTTCTTACATTCTAAGCTACAAGTAA
- a CDS encoding nucleoside deaminase codes for MLNLEKYYFQEAIREAESAFKEGEVPVGCVIVKDGEIIAKGHNRVESLNDPTAHAEIIAIGSAGEKLKNWRLTGCTMYVTLEPCLMCTGALILSRIDKVVYLVEDPKFGTFESQLQIDDLFKFNHKFEVQKYEDPELQEKVKNLMQSFFKSLRK; via the coding sequence ATGCTCAATTTAGAAAAATACTATTTTCAAGAGGCAATTCGGGAAGCAGAATCCGCCTTTAAGGAAGGTGAAGTCCCCGTAGGGTGTGTGATAGTCAAGGATGGGGAAATTATTGCTAAGGGACACAATCGAGTTGAAAGCCTTAACGACCCTACTGCCCATGCAGAAATTATTGCCATTGGCTCCGCAGGGGAGAAACTTAAAAATTGGAGACTTACAGGCTGTACTATGTATGTAACCTTAGAACCCTGTTTAATGTGCACAGGTGCTCTAATACTCTCAAGAATTGATAAAGTTGTATATCTTGTGGAAGATCCGAAATTTGGGACCTTTGAAAGTCAACTACAAATTGACGATCTATTCAAATTTAACCATAAATTTGAAGTCCAAAAGTATGAAGATCCCGAACTCCAGGAAAAAGTAAAGAATCTGATGCAGTCCTTCTTTAAATCTTTAAGAAAATAA